In Neptuniibacter halophilus, the genomic stretch GCTGGCTCCTTTTTTGTATCTGCTGATCCCTGTCGGGATCAGATGTCGTAATCAATAATCAGTGGCGCATGCTCGCTGAAGTGCTGATCACGGAAGATGCTCGCATTTTTGATATTTTTCCGCAGGTTGGCGGTAGTGATCTGGTAATCCAGACGCGCGCCTTCATTCAGTTTACGGGCGCGGTTGTAATCCGGCCACCAGGTGAACTGCCGCTCTGCTTTATTGATCTGGCGGAACGCGTCGACGTAACCCATCTCATCGAGAATCTCTGCCATCCATTCACGCTCTTCCGGGAGGAAGCCGGAAACGGTCTGGTTAGCGTACCAGTTACTCAGATCAACGGTTTTATGCGCGATATGGGTCGTACCACAAAAGATAAACTCGCGACGTTTACGCAGAGTCTTGCTGAGGTGCCCCATAAAATCGTTCATAAACTGGATCTTCTCTTCCTGCGCTTCCTCACTTTTCAGACCGGAAGGGATGCTGAAGGAGGACACGCTGACATGCTCAAAGTCCGCCTGAATAAAGCGGCCGTGCTGGTCACACAACTCAAAGCCCAGACCGGTCATAATCGCCTTGGGAATCTCACGGGAGTAGATCGCTACGCCACTGTAATCATCTTCCCAGGCATCAAAGAAGTAGGGATAGTAGCCATCCGGATGATAGCGTTTGTCATCAAGCTGGTACTCCTTGGCCCGGATATCCTGCAGGCAGACCACATCTGCATTCTGCTGGACCATCCAGTCGAAAAAGCCATTATCGGTAGCTTGTTCAATACCCTGTGTATTGAAAGTGATGACGCGCATAGAGCCAGTTCCTATCTGCAATCAAACGATAGCCAAGAAGATGTTTAACAAAGGTCGAATTGTATAGTGAAGTGAGCCAAATTGAAATTTTTTACCGTATTACGCGAGAATGGAGCCAGACCGCAAGCACTGGTAGAATAAGCGCAGTTTTTTAGCCCTTTCCCAGCGGAGATTATCATGCAGGATTACCAGCGCGAATTTATCGAATTTGCTATTCAACAGAACGTACTCAGATTTGGTGAATTCACCCTGAAATCCGGTCGCACCAGCCCTTATTTTTTCAATGCCGGCCTGTTCAATACCGGTACCGCACTGGCAAAACTGGGCCGTTTTTATGCGCAGGCAATTAAAGATTCTGGCGTAGATTTCGACGTACTGCTGGGCCCTGCTTACAAAGGCATTCCGCTGGCCACCACTACCGCTGTTGCACTGGCTGATCAACATGGCGACGACGTCCCTTACGTCTTCAATCGCAAAGAAGCCAAAGATCATGGCGAAGGCGGTAATCTGGTCGGCGCACCGCTGGAAGGAGGCGTGCTGATTATTGATGACGTGATCACAGCAGGTACTGCGATCCGCGAAGTAATGGAGATCATCGATCAGGCCGGTGCAAAACCTGCCGGTGTGGTGATTGCACTGAACCGTCAGGAGAAGGGTAAAGGCGAGCTGTCTGCGATTCAGGAAGTCGAGCGCGACTACGGCATGCCCGTTGTCAGCATCGTCAGCCTGGCGGATCTGATTGAATACCTGAGTGAACAGGGCGATATGGATCAAGAACTGGCAGCCATTCAGGCTTACCGCGACAGCTACGGTATCTGAGTGCTCCCTGCATCCGGGCAGATGATTACTGTTCTGCCCGGATCACGATGCCTCGCGAGGCACCATCTAACCCCGCTCCGCCGCAGTACCCAACACTCTCAATCGACCAGAAATTCCCCGTATCGGCACTGACTGTGCGGTAGTAAACCTCCGCCCGGCAGCCCCGCAACCCCGCCAGATTAAACTGTTCAGCCGCCGTTGGGCCGGGCCAGTAATCCAGCGCAGTGGGCAGGCTCCCCACCGCCGCAGAAGCGCTGCAGCCGGTTTCAGAAGCTTCAAGACAGGCCAGTTCCAGTTCAACACCGGTCTGGGCCGCCGCGAGTGCCCGGGCAGCCAGAAAATCCTGAGAGGTGGCATTCTGGCTGAGGCCAAAAAAGCGCGCCATGCCTACAATAATCAGCGCCAGTACCGTGATCACAAAGATCGCTGAGACCAGCCCGAGACCTTGCTGAGACCTGACAAACCGGGTGTATGCTGAATTAAGGGGCATTTTTCACCTGCACTTCAAACTGTACCCGGATATTCTCCCGGGTCTGATCCGCAACGCCCAACTCCTGATCCTCCACCAGCAGATCGAACAATACCAGACCATTGCGCTGCAAGGTTGCCTCCAGATAGCGAAACGGCGAGTTATCCACAGGGCTGACAATATCGCTGGCCAGCAGAATCCGTTGCGGCTCAACCAGATTGGCGTAGAGGGTAGCGGCGGTGGGTTGCGACTCAGCAAAACTGTAAGCACTACCGTCCTCACCCTGGAAGCGATACAGATCGGTTCCTACCAGACAGAAACTCACCGGCTCATCGACAATAAAGTAGCGATAGCTGGGAGAGCCTGCCGGAAAGCTGTGTGCTGCTGTCAGGTTCAGGGTTACACTGCCGGTGGCCGAGGCCAGCGCATTACTGGCACTCATCAGCGGCGAGATAATAGACCAACTGTCCAGATCGTAGATTGGATTGAGGTCGGATGAGCGGCCGATATCATCTCCCCCCGGATTCACCTCATCCTGTCGGTTGGTATCGAGCGGATAGACCGCAACCCGCCCCCGCTCCGGCTCTTCAGCAAAAGGAACACTGCTGAAACTGCTGGCCGCGGACGATACCGTTACCGGTACAGAGTCATAACGGGAAGCCGCCAGCGCCGGGATAAATTCCAGACAGGTGCCTGCCGCATTAATACGAATACTGTTAGGCAGCGCATTGCGTATCTCCCGGGTCATCCTGTCTACCGCTACCCGTGCTGCAGCAGAGAGCTGGTCACGCCGGGTCAGATCCGCAAACCCCTGCATGGTACTGCCGATAAAGCTCACCGTTACCAGCGAGATTACCGACAACAGCGTGATGACCACAATCAGCTCAATCAGAGTGAAACCACGCTGGCTCATCAGTAGTTCCCCCGCAGGGCGGTAAAGACCACCGCGCTCTGTCCGGTGTTCTGCGGCGGGGTGACTGTTACCGTGACCTGTTTCACACGCTCGTTATCGGTAAAGAAATCACTGCCCACATAGTTCACTGAGACCGCAACCTGATAACCGGAATAAGCATCGATCCCACCCGGCGTGGCCACCGCATTAAACAATCCCACCGCGCTCTCACTCAAACCGTTAAAATCATCCACATCATCAAAGCTGGAACGGGTTTCACCGCTGTCCGGCCCCAACGAGGCTGCGGCAGTACAGGGAGCGCATACCGGTCGTCCTCCCACCGGGGTGAGCTCATCGTAGCGCAGGTTAAGGATCTCCTCGAGATAGGCCTGTCCCAGATAGGAAACCCGGGTCTGCCACATCACATCGGCGCTGTGCCGGGCAATCGTCCCCCAACCGGCAATGGCTGCAGTCAACGCAATCGCAATGATCACAATGGTGATGATCATTTCGACCAGAGAGAACCCCCGTTCAGCGGCAACTGGCTTCATAGGCGTATCCGCTCAGAGAGAGACAGAAATCTTTACGACTGTCATTGAATTGCAAACTGCTGTTGACCGTCTGGGCAGCTCCGGGGAAATCTGCTGCAACGCTCAGGCTGACATTGCGTCTGGCCCGAATCATGTTGCCCAACGGGTCATACATCACCACCAGATTATCATCCGTACCCAGAACACCGCTTACATTGCCCCCGGCGGCAAGAGACACCTGATAACTGAGACTGACCTCACCGGGAATCGTTTCCTTAAGCTGTGGAGGGGTTACATCCGCAGGCGTGACAGCATCGCTGGTATCCTGATCCAGCAGAATACTGATCTGCCAGCGGTCACTCGCGGTGCGCTGTAACACCCAGTAAACAGAGCCGGCATGTTGTGCCAACGCCACCTTCTGCGCCAGTTTCAGAGAGCCCAGTACCGAGTTACGCAGGGAAACCGTTTCATAACTGGACAGGTTGGTAAACCGGGGAATAGCGATGGCCGAGAGAATGGAGATCAGAACGATCACAACGATGATCTCAACCAGCGTAAAACCACGCTGGTGAGATCGCGAGCAGCGCCGCGCCGACGATGACGGAAGGGAGCTGCTCATAGGAAAGGGGCATTAGCCATCAGTACCGGTGGCGCTGACATTACCGGTATCCGTTTCATAGGTAATCACGCGATCTTCAGAGGTTGAAGTGTTCTGTCTGTAGTAGGTGTACGCACAGTCCGGACCGTTCGAAGAAGCCTGATATTCAACACCTGGGGTCGTTGCCGGATCTGCTGTGGAAGCCACCGGACGGCTGCCCTGAAGTACGCTGTCCCATACCTCAACACAGTCGGCAGCCTGCGGAGCCGCCAGATTAGCCGGAGCTGAACCATCTTCACCCACCGGATAACCGGAATCATTCACAACCACGGAGGCACCATCCAGTGAGACCGATGCACCAGAGGCAGCATTCTCAACTACGGCTTTGGCTTTAGCCAGCGCAACACCGGAAGCCAGACCACCCGCAGCACCTTTAACCGCAGCATTGTGCGCATCTTCGGTTACATTGATAAAACGCGGCAGGGCTACAGCAGCCAAAATACCCAGCAGTGCAATTACAACAACAAGCTCAATAATGGTAAAACCCGTTTGTCTGTTCATGGCGACCCATGCTCCTGGTAACTCTTTGTAATTTATTTAATTTTTAACAAAAAGGCAGGCACAAGTATAGTGCCGACCCATCAATCAGGCTGCCAATCAAACCGGAAAACCGGTTGTAATCTGGCCTCCAGCACCATTCCATGGTCCCTTTCGGGCTGTTGCATCTGAAGATCCAGTTGCAACACTAAAATATCCGTTTCGCTGAACTGGTTGCTAATCCCCTCAGTACGAAGGGCCTTGTACACCAGCCAGTGTCGGTCTGTAACGAAATACCAGCGTTGTCCGGGTAGCGTTTTGAGTTCCGCTTCAACTACCTCACCGGCATAGTTATCCGGCGTTTCATAGATCAGGCCGGCAGGGTTCTGCATCCGCAGCGCAGTTCGGCTTTGGCTCTCCCCGGCCGCATACCATTCTGCCACTTTCAGGGTTATCTGCGCCTGCATTTTCAGACGAGCGCCCTGAAACGAAACCCGTTCAACGTCTTCCGCCATCTGCTCGAAGCGTTTATACGCAACCGTCATCAGCAGCGCAATGATAAACGTCAAAACAACCACTTCCAGCAGGGAGGCGCCGCGTTGACAGCGACCACCCGGCCGTGTGTTTACCTTAGCCATTGATGGTGGTACTCAGTTCCCACAATGGCAGGAATACACCCAGTGCCAGCACCAGCACCATCGCCCCAATGGCGATAATCAGTATCGGCTCAATGGCGCTGGTGAGGTTTTTCAGATCGTACTCTACCTCCTGCTCATAGAAGCCCGCGGCTTCTTCCAGCATCTGATCGACCCGTCCGGTTTCCTCACCCACCGCCAGCATCTGCATCACCAGCGGGCTGAACATCCCGGCCTGATGCGCGGTCTGGGTAAAGGACTCACCCCGCTCAATCCCCTGACGCATTCCGGCAACCTTCTGACCGATATAACTGTTGCCCACCGCATTGGCCACAATCGATAAGCCCTGTTCGATCGGTACCCCGGCCTTGAGCACAATACTGAAGGTACGGGAGAAACGCCCGAGGGTGATTCGATAGAATATCGGCCCGACGATCGGAAATTTCAGTTTTTTCCTGTCCCAGGTCAATCGCCCGGTCTCGCTTCGCTTCCAGCGTATAAACAGGATGATCGCCAGCACCAGAACGGCCAGCATGCTGTGCCACCAGTTTACGGTAAAATCCGAAATAGCGATCAGTACCTGAGTCTGCCAGGGCATCTCACCGCCAAAACTGTCAAAGACCGATTTAAACGCGGGAATCACAAAGACGTTAATAATCGCGATAGCAATCGTAATGGCGATCATCACAAACATCGGGTAACGGGTCGCCTGCTTGACCTGCTTAACGGTCTGCTGTTCCAGCTCCAGATAGCCGGCCATCTGCCGGAATGCCAGATCCAGTTGACCGGTGTTTTCACCCACATGAATAATACTGACATAAAGCTCAGTGAACACTTTGGGGTGCTTACGCATCGCCGACGAAAGCGCGTTACCCTTCTCCAGATCATCCGCCAACTGGCTCAGGGTTTCAGACAATAGCGGGTTCTGCACCGTATTCGCCAAACCGCGCATCGCCCGGGTAATTGGCACACCGGCTTTGGTCAGGCTGAACATCTGGCGGCTGAACATGATCAGCTCATCCAGAGTAATTTTCTGAAACAGGCGAATCTGGGTTGATTTTTTCTGGCTCTGTTCGGTTCCTGCCGCTGCAGTAACCTGTTCAATATTGACCGGAATAATCCCCTCAGACGAGAGCTGAGAAGCCGCCATAGACGCGGAAGCCGCCTCCACTCGTCCGTTAACTTCGGCGCCCTCTCGATTACGTCCGCGATAGCTGAAATGAGCCATGATTTACTCCAGCTCTAATCCGCTGCTGATGCCGCCGGCCGAAGACGGGTTGGCTGCGGTCGCTGCCGGCGCATCCAGATAAGCAGATTCATCCAGTTGCTCGGTCACCCTGAAGACTTCATCCAGCGTGGTAATCCCCTGAATCGCCAGCTCCAGAGCACTGTATACCAGCGGCTGATAATGCGGATCAGTTTTTGCCGCCAGGGTAAACGCCGCGCTATCGTTGCGCCGAAGCGCGTCCGCCATCGCCTCATTCAGCTCCAGCAGTTCAAAGATACCGGTACGGCCCTTATAACCGGTGTTGTTACAGTAGGTACAACCGCGGCCCTTTTTAAGTTCGATATCATCCAGCCCCAGCTCCTCCTGACGGGCCTCCAGCCAAAGCTGCTCCTGACCACTGGGGTGATAGTGCTGTTTGCAGTTATCACAGATCTTACGGATCAGGCGCTGTGCCAGAATCCCGTTCAGCGCAGAGGCTGCCAGATACCCTTCGATGCCGATATCGGTTAGCCGCATGGCGCTGGAGACCGCATCATTGGTGTGCAGGGTCGAGAGTACAAAGTGACCGGTCATCGCCGCACGCAGGGCGATTTCAGCGGTTTCCAGATCACGAATCTCACCCACCAGCAGAATGTCCGGGTCCTGACGCAGTGTGGCCCGCAACACGGTAGAGAAATCCAGACCGATATTCGGCTGAACCTGAACCTGATTGATACGCGGAAGCCGATACTCGACCGGGTCTTCAACCGTGATGATCTTTTTCTGATGACTGTTCAGCTCATTCAGCGCGCCGTAGAGCGTCGTTGTTTTACCGCTACCGGTCGGGCCGGTGACCAGTAAAATGCCATGGGGCTCATGAATCAGCCGGCGCAGTCGAGGCAACATTTTCTCTGGCAGACCCACTTTATCCAGCCCGATGATACCTCCGGACTGATCCAGCAGACGCATCACCACCGATTCACCGAACTGGATCGGCAGGGTCGAGATACGCACATCCACACTGTGCCCGGACACATTGATATTAAAGCGCCCGTCCTGAGGCAGACGCTTTTCAGAAATATTCAGCGAAGCCATCAGTTTCAGACGCAATACCAGCGCCGAGGCGATTCGCTTCTCTTTCATTACATGCTCATGCAGCACACCATCGATACGCTGACGGATACGCAACACCGTTTCGTCCGGTTCGATATGAATATCCGACGCACCCACCTGCACTGCATCCTCAAACAGGCTTTTCAGCAGTTTGACCACCGGCACATCAACTTCATCGGTAGCCGTCAGTGCCGCCAGATCAAAGGCGTCATCAGCGATCTCTTCGTTGAGCTGATCCGCCAGATCCTCGATATCACTGGTTTTGCGGTACAGCAGATCCATCGATTGCAGCAGTTGTCCTTCCGAGACCACCGCCAGTTCAATCGGCTTCGACAAGACCCGCTGCATCTCATCGAAGGCAAAGATATCCATCGGATCGGGCATCCCCACCAGAAAGTGATCCACCTCCTCTTTCAGCACCAGCGCGCGGAAACGGCGGGCCTGGGTTTCAGGGAGCCGCAGTACATCCTCCTGATTGAAAGAGTAATGGGTCAGGTCCACCAGCGGGATATTCAGTTGTTGCGAAAGGAATTCGAGGAACTGCTGCTCCTCGACATAGCCCATATTAACCAGTGTCTTACCCAGCTTCTGCCGGGTCTGTTTCTGCCGGTCCAGCGCCTCCATCAACTGCTGTTCGCTGATGACGTTATTCTGGACCAGCAGGTCACCGATTCGGATTTTCATCTTTGGCGCGGCCATGCACCCTTCCCCTAACGACCCGCCAGCGCTTGCAGGCGCTGCCGGGCATAATTTTTCAAATTCTGCGCCATCATCGGGATCTGCAATCCACTCTGATAAGCGTTACGCGCTTCCGCATAGCGCTGTGCCTGCTCCAGCGCGTAGCCCATACCGATCCACCAGCGCGGCACCTGATTATTTTGCTGCAAGAGCTGGTAATAAACCCGGGCTGCAGACTCATAAGCCCCCTGCTGCTGATAAGCACTGGCAAGCAATTCATGGTATTCCGGATCCGCCTTCAGCCCGGGCCGGTTTGGCATCAGCAATGCCTGAGCCTGCGCCGGCTGCCCCTGACTGATCCACAACCGTGCCTGCAGTTTCTTCAGCGCTGCGTCTTCAGGGTGTCGTGGCAGACTTCGGTCCAGTAATGCCTGCGCAGCAGCGGTATCCCCTGCAGACAGTTGCAGCGTAATCAGCAACACTCGCGCTGCCAGCATCTGTTTCGGTTGCTTACGAATCTCTTGCCAGAGGAACGCTTCTGCCTGCTCAAGCTGACCTTTATTCACCAGACTACGGGCACGCTGAGCCACTTTTGCATCACTCAACTGCTGAATCGATTTGCTGACCGGTTGTGGTGTGCGCTTTATCGGTTCAGCTTCTGACTGCACCTGCAAAGCGGCACCATTACGTAGCGTTTCCTTCTGTACCGCCACCGGCTTCGCCACCTCAGAATCCGGTTTCTCCATCACCACAGGGTCTGATGGCACAGAGGCCTCCTCTGCAACCGCAGGGATCACCCCCAGAATCAGAGTGCTCGGGTTATGCTGAACTTTGAACGAGAACTGACTGCCCCGACGGGTACTCAATGTAAGAATCTGGCGCTGGTCCAGACTGCGGATCTGCAGGTCAGCAACCAGTTGACTACTGATCACTGGCAACGGCGTATTCAGGGCAACATCTTCAAAGGCGACTTCGATCTCAGTGGCGCTCTGATTAAGCAACTGGATATCTGCAGCCCCGTTGAGGCGAACTACCAGATCGCCGGCCTGATCACTGCCCGCCCACTGGATCTGCTCAATCACCACCGGCTCAGGCTGTACCGCCGGAGCGGGGGCCACCGCTGCGACAGGTAGTGCTCGATTATTATCAGCCAGCGCATACTCCTGCCACAGCAGCCATCCCGTGGTGCAGATAGCCAGCAGACCGATCCCCCAGAGGATCAGACGCGGCAACGGGTTCGGTGCAGGCGGTTCGATAGGCTGGGCGGCTTTCACCCCTTGCTGGTTAGCAGCAGCGGTGGAACGCTCATTACGCCGCTCCAGATCCCGGAGCATGTCGTTAACCAGACTCATAGACCCACTCCGGAATAAACCAGATACCCGGTCAGCAACGCCAGTGTCGCCACACCTGCCCAGAGCAGCGGTTGCAGCTCTCGTGGCCGGGTTAAGCCCTGAGTATCATCAATCGCGTGCAGCACATGACGTTTATCCACTTTCAGATCGCCTTTCCCGTAGGCTGACATCAGCGCTTTATGGCTGAGGATGTTGATCAGTCGTGGAGTGCCGGCTGAGGCCTGAGCGATTTTTTTTGCCGCATCGCGCTTGAACAGAGACAGCCCCTGAAAACCCGCGAGCTGAACCCGCTGATCGATATAGTGCTGGACCGATTCCTGATCCAGATGGCTAAGCTGGTAGCTGAAGGTAATACGTTGCAGCAACTGACGCAGGGATTTGCGGCTGAGCAGCTCATCCAGTTCCGGCTGACCGAACAACACCACCTGAAACAGCTTGGCGGATTCGGTTTCCAGATTCGTCAGCAGGCGCAGTGCTTCTATCGTATCCGCCGGCGTGGCCTGCGCTTCATCGACCAGCAATACCACTTTTTTCTGCTGAGCTGCCAACTCGATCAGACGATGATTGATCGCATTCAGCAGTTCAAACTGTTCAACCCCCTCCGTCGGCACGCCGATTTCCTGAGCAAAACTTTTACGAAACTCATCCGGGTTGAGGTTGGGGTTGGGGATATAGGCGGTGACGTATTCATCGCCGTCCAGTGCGTTAAGCAATTTACGACAGAGCAGGGTTTTGCCCGTGCCAACCTCACCCACCACTTTGACAAAACCGTCACCACCGGCGAGCGCTACCAGAATCAGATTCAGCGCTTCATGGTGGGTCGGCAGGTTAAGAAAAAAATGGGTATTCGGCGTCAGGCTGAACGGCAGTTCATTGAGACCAAAATGCTCCGTATACATCATGGGCCCCTTAAGCGTCCGGAGCCGTCATCAGATTACGGAAGGAGCGCAGGCTACGCTGCAGCTCATCCTGCAGGCTGTCATGGTTAGCCAGTACCGGACGCAGCAGAATCACCAGTTCTGTCTTGCTTCCGGCCTGACGATCCTGACGGAAGAGTTTACCCACGCCCGGCAGGTCGCCCAGCCCCGGCGTTTTCGCCTGAGTATCGCTGTCGGTAGACTTCATCAGACCACCAATCACGATCACCTGGCCACTCTCCGCCCGGACGATACTATCGGACTCACGTACAGAACTCAGTGCCAGAGGGATATTAAAGTCATCACTGCCGATACTGATTCGTTTCTGCTGATCCACCACCTCAGATACGGTGGGATGGATATGCAGTACGATATCACCGGTTGCACTGATCTGTGGTGTGACATCCAGCGCAATCCCGGAGAAGAACGGCGTCAGCTCAATACTTGGCGAGTTGGTCGTGCTGGTCCCCGTGGTGGTGGTGTTCTCCACCTCGGTAACGAAAAACTCATCAGTACCCACCTTGATCACCGCCTTCTGGTTATTCACCGTCGATACCCGGGGGCTGGAAAGCACCTGCACGTCGCCCTGACTCTGCAATAACTGGATGACCGCAGTAAAATCACCGATGCTCAGATCCGCCGTGAAAATACCCGCAATGTCGTCTGCATTAGACAATGTCTGAGAACTCTGGGAGAAGAGCGCCGTATTACCCTCACCCGGCTCCCCGAGGATCGACCAGTTCACACCGGACTGAAAACCGCTGTTCAGGGTCACCTCAAGAATTTTTGCTTCAATCACCACCTGACGGTGCAGAATCAGTTCAGCCTGAGACAGGTAGTCGCGCACCGTCGCCAACTCACTGGGCAGCGCACGCACAACCACCACACCGGTCTGCGGTGTAACCACCACTTTACGTCCTTCTCCGGTCACAATTGTCTGCAAGGTGCTGCTCAGATTGCCCCAGAAATTAGTCGCTGTTTTGGTACTGATGCGGGTACCGATCACCTCTTCACTGGTTGAGTTGGTCCCTGCTGCCGTTACCGAGCCCGCACTGACCTGTGTATCGGAAGTGCCGTCGCGCTGAATATCCAGATAGTTGATCTGGAAGATCTCCGTTTGCAGAGAAGCCGGCAATACCTGATACAGATTACCGGAACGACTGTACTCATAACCGTAAACCCGGTGTACCGCCTGCATCACTTCATCCACTGAGACATCCTTCAGGCTCAGCGAGATACTGCCACCCACCTGTTCATGGACGATCATGTTGTAACGGGTGTCCTGTACCAGCCCCATAAAGAAATCACGGGCCGGTAATGCTTCGGCGGTGATATCAAAACGCTCCTCATCCAGCGCAGGCTGCTGCAGACTGAGCGGGGGCAGCAGTGCCGGGGCTAACGGTGGTGGAGCCGGTTCGGAACGTTGCGCATTCTGCTCAATCGCTTCCTCCAGTGCGGCAACACCCTCCTGATGGGTTGATGAACCCGCCACCGGCGGCATCCCCTGACAACCTGCCAACAGCACCACCGCCGTTACCAGGAAAACCTTACCCATCCAATTTTTCATGCTTAATGACCTACTCACCACGCTTAACCTTGCTGAATCCCTTACGCTCACCTGCCGCGATAAACTGCTCGCCGCTGCCGGTTGCCAGAGTTACACCTGCCGTATCAATGGCCAGTACCAGAGCACCATCGACGCGATCACCTACCACTACCTGCTGGCCGTTAACCACCGCTGAGTTACGCTGTTTACCGGTTGTCAGACCATTCAAAGTAAATATCTGCTGCGCTTTAACCGCCGCGGCACTCTGGTAAATACCCGGCGCCGGTCGGGTCGGATCTGCTGGCAAGGTTTCTGCCCACAGGGGAGCAACCGGTAACAGCAGTAAGCCCGCAATGAATTTACGCACCTAACCACCCCGCTTCTGAACTTAGGGTATGCACCCGCAGCTTAATACTGGCCTGAGGGTAAAGCTCAACCTGGTAATCCAGTTGATCCCAGAAAAACACCCCATCCAACTGCTCTATACGCTGCAGGTAGTTATACAAACCCTGATAACTGCCTTTCAATTCCAGCTCAAAAGGGTGTAGGTATAACACCGCTTTTGGCTGATCAGACGGGTCTGTTGACCCGGTCTGCGTATCCGTGGGCTCAGGCTCCAGCTCCATGGTTTCAACACCCAGTGTTTTAATACTCACCAGCTCAACGCCGGTGTCAGCAGTTAACACGGATCGGAGTAAACCGAGCATCTGATCAGGCGACACCAATTGATCGGTCGATTCCTTAATTTTCTTGTCTGCCGCCGCAAGCTCAGCCCGTAATTTCTGCAATTGCTGACGTGCCGCGATATTCGGATCTACCGGCTCCTGACTTTGTAACAGATCCAGCACCTGCTGCTGACTGCGAATGCCGGTTTCCAGCTCCGCCAGTTCCGCAGGTAGTTTTTGCAATTTGATCAGAGCAGGTTCCAGTAGCAGTACATAGATCAACGCCAAAGGCGCCAGCGTCACTGTCACCAGCACCAGTCCGCGCTCACGCTTACTGAGACCTGCCCATTTGTCTGACCAAACCTGCCAGCGTCTATTCATAATTGATCAACTCAGCGTTCGCCTGGAA encodes the following:
- a CDS encoding GspE/PulE family protein, with the protein product MAAPKMKIRIGDLLVQNNVISEQQLMEALDRQKQTRQKLGKTLVNMGYVEEQQFLEFLSQQLNIPLVDLTHYSFNQEDVLRLPETQARRFRALVLKEEVDHFLVGMPDPMDIFAFDEMQRVLSKPIELAVVSEGQLLQSMDLLYRKTSDIEDLADQLNEEIADDAFDLAALTATDEVDVPVVKLLKSLFEDAVQVGASDIHIEPDETVLRIRQRIDGVLHEHVMKEKRIASALVLRLKLMASLNISEKRLPQDGRFNINVSGHSVDVRISTLPIQFGESVVMRLLDQSGGIIGLDKVGLPEKMLPRLRRLIHEPHGILLVTGPTGSGKTTTLYGALNELNSHQKKIITVEDPVEYRLPRINQVQVQPNIGLDFSTVLRATLRQDPDILLVGEIRDLETAEIALRAAMTGHFVLSTLHTNDAVSSAMRLTDIGIEGYLAASALNGILAQRLIRKICDNCKQHYHPSGQEQLWLEARQEELGLDDIELKKGRGCTYCNNTGYKGRTGIFELLELNEAMADALRRNDSAAFTLAAKTDPHYQPLVYSALELAIQGITTLDEVFRVTEQLDESAYLDAPAATAANPSSAGGISSGLELE
- a CDS encoding tetratricopeptide repeat protein, with the protein product MSLVNDMLRDLERRNERSTAAANQQGVKAAQPIEPPAPNPLPRLILWGIGLLAICTTGWLLWQEYALADNNRALPVAAVAPAPAVQPEPVVIEQIQWAGSDQAGDLVVRLNGAADIQLLNQSATEIEVAFEDVALNTPLPVISSQLVADLQIRSLDQRQILTLSTRRGSQFSFKVQHNPSTLILGVIPAVAEEASVPSDPVVMEKPDSEVAKPVAVQKETLRNGAALQVQSEAEPIKRTPQPVSKSIQQLSDAKVAQRARSLVNKGQLEQAEAFLWQEIRKQPKQMLAARVLLITLQLSAGDTAAAQALLDRSLPRHPEDAALKKLQARLWISQGQPAQAQALLMPNRPGLKADPEYHELLASAYQQQGAYESAARVYYQLLQQNNQVPRWWIGMGYALEQAQRYAEARNAYQSGLQIPMMAQNLKNYARQRLQALAGR
- a CDS encoding ExeA family protein, translated to MYTEHFGLNELPFSLTPNTHFFLNLPTHHEALNLILVALAGGDGFVKVVGEVGTGKTLLCRKLLNALDGDEYVTAYIPNPNLNPDEFRKSFAQEIGVPTEGVEQFELLNAINHRLIELAAQQKKVVLLVDEAQATPADTIEALRLLTNLETESAKLFQVVLFGQPELDELLSRKSLRQLLQRITFSYQLSHLDQESVQHYIDQRVQLAGFQGLSLFKRDAAKKIAQASAGTPRLINILSHKALMSAYGKGDLKVDKRHVLHAIDDTQGLTRPRELQPLLWAGVATLALLTGYLVYSGVGL
- the mshL gene encoding pilus (MSHA type) biogenesis protein MshL; amino-acid sequence: MGKVFLVTAVVLLAGCQGMPPVAGSSTHQEGVAALEEAIEQNAQRSEPAPPPLAPALLPPLSLQQPALDEERFDITAEALPARDFFMGLVQDTRYNMIVHEQVGGSISLSLKDVSVDEVMQAVHRVYGYEYSRSGNLYQVLPASLQTEIFQINYLDIQRDGTSDTQVSAGSVTAAGTNSTSEEVIGTRISTKTATNFWGNLSSTLQTIVTGEGRKVVVTPQTGVVVVRALPSELATVRDYLSQAELILHRQVVIEAKILEVTLNSGFQSGVNWSILGEPGEGNTALFSQSSQTLSNADDIAGIFTADLSIGDFTAVIQLLQSQGDVQVLSSPRVSTVNNQKAVIKVGTDEFFVTEVENTTTTGTSTTNSPSIELTPFFSGIALDVTPQISATGDIVLHIHPTVSEVVDQQKRISIGSDDFNIPLALSSVRESDSIVRAESGQVIVIGGLMKSTDSDTQAKTPGLGDLPGVGKLFRQDRQAGSKTELVILLRPVLANHDSLQDELQRSLRSFRNLMTAPDA
- the gspM gene encoding type II secretion system protein GspM, giving the protein MNRRWQVWSDKWAGLSKRERGLVLVTVTLAPLALIYVLLLEPALIKLQKLPAELAELETGIRSQQQVLDLLQSQEPVDPNIAARQQLQKLRAELAAADKKIKESTDQLVSPDQMLGLLRSVLTADTGVELVSIKTLGVETMELEPEPTDTQTGSTDPSDQPKAVLYLHPFELELKGSYQGLYNYLQRIEQLDGVFFWDQLDYQVELYPQASIKLRVHTLSSEAGWLGA